The Quercus lobata isolate SW786 chromosome 9, ValleyOak3.0 Primary Assembly, whole genome shotgun sequence region CCATTCGATCACCGATAGTTTCATTCGTGGTAAAGATTGGATCTAGTACTCCAGCGTATTGTGTCCATTGTAACGACGGCATGTGTACACTTTTAGTCACGTTTCTTCGTCGCAACAAAATCCCTTCGTAAATCCCTTCATTTCCATACTCTGCACTCGAGACACTGGATACTTTCCTATTCCTCCTGCTTCCAAGTTTCGTATTGGCATTAACATTAACATTATCAACCTCTTCACTACGATCATACGCTTCCCACTTCATCAACGGCCGAGATTCCTCCACGCGCCCCACCCGCCGTTTCAGGTTATTCCAAATCGGCGGCGCGTGAGCTTTTTTGGCTACGAGTTTCAAACACTCCACCACTTCACTCATCGCCGGACGCTTCTCCGCCGTCGATCTAACGCATCGCGCGGCCAGAACCGCCATGTTTTTAATCACCACCGGATTCGGCGGAGATCCGACCCGAACGTCACAAATTCCGGCGAAATCTCCTCGCTTAATCAACGGAACCGCCCAATCCACCACCGACGGCGGGCTGTAATTCACATCAATCGCGTGCCTCCCGCTGATGATCTCCAAGAGCAAGATCCCGAAGCTGAAAACATCGCTCTTCGAACTCAGATCCGACGGAGCGAGATAATTCGGATCCAAATACCCCAACGTACCCGCCGGAGGCGTACACTTCACCCGCACGTCTTCCACGTGTCCCCTCAGGGCCAAACCGAAATCCCCGAGCCTCGCGTTCCCTTTCTCGTCGATCAACACGTTCGACGACTTGATATCTCGGTGAATAACAGGCGGATTCGCCGAGTGTAGTACTTGAACCGCTTTCGCTATTTGAACCGCGAACCTGACCCGACGAGTCCACCCGGGTGGCCTCGAAGTTGAACTTGAATGCAATATCTCATATAACGAACCGTTAGGCATGTACTCAACGACAATGAGCTTGTTGTCGTTTAGGGAGTCAGAAGAAAAGCCCAATAGATTCACAAGCCGAGGGTGGTGTACTCTGGATAGAATCTCAATCTCGTTCTCCGCTGGGCTTGTACAGTTATTACAGTTGGTACAGTTACTACTCTGTTGGTTTTGGAATCTTCTATTCGTTGTCGTTGATGAGTTATGTAGCTTTGTTTTTTTAACGGCGGCGATGAGCTTCCCATCGTCGAGGACGGCCTTGTAGACACTGCCGTGACTGCCTTTGCCTAAGAAAAACTCGGCGGAGAAACCGTTTGTTGCGGCGACAAGTTCGTTGTAATAAAACTCTCTGATTTttctgttgttgttgtggttgttgttattattggttttgtacttctgggtttttggttttcttctgtttttgctGAGATCCCAATTGTGGGGATCGCATGTGGCTATTGCTGACTCTGCATTGCATGAGAAATATCCCATAATTGAAAGAGCTTTGgggttttactttttttttttttttctcaggtGCGTTCTGTGAGAGATAAGGAGTGAGGCTTTGAAATTGAAATGAGATTTGATGAGAGAATAAAGAGAAGGTGGTGGAAAATCAAAAGAGTTTGAGAGGCAAAAGCCATTACTTTCAAAGGTGGGAGTGGGGGGTTATGGTGTCTATAACTAAAGTCTTATCTATGTGATTTTTACAGCTATGATATGATAGAGATTAGAGAAATGTGAAATCAATCAaagtttttgaatatttttttgaaatgcgaatgtgtgtgtgagaatattttattggtttttacaTGCAAACGCGTGCAACTTTGTAGTGGGAATTTCTCTTTCTTGGGTTTGGGTAAGTCTAAAGAGGTGGGGTCCATGCATTTTGACATCGGCAGTGTttatatttcaagaaaaaaaaaaaaaaaaacattgacaGTGTTACTTTtactttatctttttctttatcatccTCATCTCATTTGATTATTAAAAGTTTCCAGTCAGATATTTCAAGCATGAAAATTAAGAATGGAACAATGATTAAAGGGATCATTAAAGTCATTGACAAATGCTTATTTTGACCTCTTCTTTATTTCTAGTGAGTTTTTGGCTAATTAACTGCTATGCACTAGAGACAAATACTAGCTTggcatctttttattttgttgggtttCCATGAATACTCTCAATTTTGTTTGATACCATTAGTGCAGAttagtttggactttggagtttGCTGTGAGACTAGGGACCGCAAAGGGGATATAATTGTTGGAAATGACAAGACGTACTTGGAtgattatcttcttcttttttttttaggaaaagatGAATAGATGATTATCTTCTTGTGAATGATCGGTGACACAATTTTGGTGTAAGTAATCAATTTGTTTGCTTGTGTCACGTGAGCAAACGGTCTGCGGTTAGACTCTGAATCTGGGATATTGGCCTATTGGAGGGGAAAGTCGAGAAGATTGATTAACCATGAAGTCAATGTTCTAAATAAAAGCGTAAACATATTTAAGGCATGGGAATCCCAGATAGCAACCgaagaaaatatatttaaaagatCATTTGTATAAGggttattaaaaaattacttattttatctattttaataattcattttataaCTTGCATTGCATTTCCATTCTTATTTTTCACATACAATTAACactatttattcatttatctCTCTCATACTCCttgactctttctctctcttcccctcCCCCTATGAGCTCTACAAGTAAACCAAACCCGTCATGACCCGTACCCACGCATGCTAATCTCCAATGCTTGGGCCGAGGTTGGCCATGCCAAATCGATTTCCTAGGCAAAATTGGCCACACTACATCCACAACCTGGGCCAAGTTGGCCACGCCGACTCCACCATTTAGGCTGAGCTAGCCACATGGATCTCTACTACTTGGGCCGAGTTGACCATGGTAGTAGGTGGATGATTTCGAGAGAAGAGAgggatgaaagagataaaagagaaaGGAGATGAGGCAAATTGTGAGAAAGGAGAGAAGACAAAGTTGAGGTGACAGAGGTTAACTGAGcgaaaggagagagaagagttaaagttataataaaatattagtttttaattttacaaactTACTACAGTAATTCTTATATTTAAGTGTGTGAAGGTGTAAAATACGAATGCTCTTAGaagaaaatagataaatttGGGAGCTTCACAATTACTTGTGTGGTTGATACTCTTTGTTAAACATAGATGAGTAGATGACCAATAAAGTAACActttttagtaataaataagttgtttatagaccatgtgaaaataaattctacttgttttaattaatgaataaagTTATGGCTGtctctaatttttatgtgaagAAAGAGCGagtaaaatccttttttttttttataatgttttcctttttatctAATAAAGAACATTTTGTCTATTAATCACACAATATACCACAATCATTTCTCAGCTCTTAAATCTCAATCTTTCATgaaccaacccaaaaaaaagctGTAGTGATTATGCatgaaaagaacaaaagaatatCTAATGAGTGCAAAAATTTCTTATCTAGTTAAaacttttctctattttaaatGAATGCTTTGGGCCGGGACTTATTCATAAATTTAGATTATATAATTACATCCTTTTAGGCTAACAAGTTGAGTGCCTTACCAGTAGTTGTATCGGCATCATCAGTAGTTTTGCTGCAGAATTATGGGGGCTTAGGGAGGGTCTTATCTTGTGTTGCAACTTGAATATTTCTTCTCTTGAGATTGAACTTGATGCCAAAGCTATTGTGGATATTTTGAACAAGCCAGCTTTTGAAAACAGCATTATTTCTCCTATTTTGGATGATTGTAGGCTGTTGATTGGCCGGTTTTCTCAGATTCGTGTGAAGCATTGTTTCCGTCAGGCGAATAGATGTGCGGATAGCCTTGCTAGAATGAGTTTTAGTTTAGAtagtgttttttcttcttttcatagTCCGCTTGTGGACTTGTTGGATGTGTTTGAGGATGATCTCAATGGGGTGTATGTTAGCAGGCTTTGTCCTGAACCTGTTGTTCCcttttagtttgttttaatgaatcgtctttcaccaaaaaaaaaaagttgagtgCCTTACTAAAAGAAGGGAAAACGGAAAGAGAGTAAAATATTATGTTGCCGACAGTAAAAATATATGGAATTTGAGGTTGAATGGGAAGAACTAATCCAATAATTGAAGATAAATTAGTAATTACATgactctcaactctcaagtcaGTATCTTTTCTCAAAAGTGTTTTGTATtggtaattatttatttatttatttatttattttttttgagaaggttttGTATTGGTAATTAGCTCATATCTCTACGTGGTCATTGAATTTTGAATTCATACAAGTTAACGTGCACATGTTACTTCTTAATTACACTCATTATCTTAATTGTGGCTTAAAATGGGCATTAATACAACCATTAGGGACAAAGTTGGAGGAATTACTTTAATCAGAGTGAGAATCTCaactttaggatttttttttttttttttcgacaaATGTAGCTCCAACATTTTCAACAACGTATTTCCTCTTTTACAAGAACAACTTGCTAACTATGGTTATACTTGTCCAACAAGCTTAATCGGTCAATAGATCCATCATCATTTATCCTAACAAAACTGTTTAAATAGACAATCCTTCTCATCAATactcttttttaaatttaaacttaatcaAATGTTAAATTAGCATTTGTTCATTAGGCTCAATGATTAATATAATGGGCATCTAAGTATATTGAATCCTctaaaaactagtaaaaatatGGACAAAAACAAATCATTTGCGTGATTAGGCGGCATCTTGCTGGCTTTAACAACGGCACTCCACAACGTGGTATTAGAATCTGTTGTTGGTTGTTTGTTCCGATCGGGAAATGGGGGAGTGGTGCTTTATGAGCTTTGACTATCATGCCAGCAACAGTGAAGTTAGACTTAGACCAATCTCAATCAAGACAATGTGATTTATAACAAATGCTTCCAAATAAGGTTGTTGATTCCATTCAACTAAACCCGACATGTGTAgctgattttcattttttcagtCTAGAAGGTCTATCTTGTGGGGCCATGATATGAACacgaacaaaacaaaaaatggcattgttcaaatttcaaatctacCAACCTGGGTAAATTGATTAATATCTGCATTTGGCatacaaatttcacaattgcATACAATAACTTCACGTTTTAGTTTTTGACTTTTGTCCCAAAACCCACATATTTGGCCTGaatatttttcattagtttGGATTTGCCATCTTATATTATAATCTGAGAGGGTAGAAACTTTTTTCCGATGTCCAAATAATAATTCTTGAACTTTTAGACAAAGTTTGTCTACATACTctcactaaaaaattaatatgattacatattttgaaaatatatccATTGAATTGTAtgtcttttttatattcttaccatacatgttaatttttgtttaaataaaaaattatttattattcaatccataagtttatatattttgaataattttaaattacaaaacttagattgatgacatagtttttaatctttgatttttgaaattttgcatacatgaaaaatataataaaaaatacaatttaatgaaaatctaataataaaaaaatagagagatttgTTGTCATTGCACTTTGTTAATAactttcaaaaaacaaatttcaaatcaaattatatagccGCGCACATTGACTTTCTCAGGCAGATAGAATTTGTGACCAACTTAAATTCAATTAGGTTGAAAATGCATCTAATTTACTGGAAAAAGCAACTAGAAGACAAGCCGTGAGTTAAGAATAAAATGTTGAACTCAGCATTTGAAATTCATTTCCATGTTATGGGTGATGTAGTCAGTGGAAGACAAATGACAAATGAAATAATGttatatactatatagtatGAATTATGGCCAAAACCATAATTAAACTTTGATTGCGCAATCAAagcattattataaaatttggcCATATAGTTGGCCCCTAAATTATGTTCTGCCATTTCTAGAACTTTGAAGCACGTTTTGAATCCAATTTTATCAAAGCAGGTAGGTGGATAGATTATGGGCCTTGTAAGTTCTACCTAACCTGCTCTATCTGCGTAAAGCTCTTTCGAGAGTTATGGCAAACTGCACCTCTCAGTCGCTCTCAGAGCCACTACAAATACCATTGTGGTGCATATATGGTTTTCAAGATTCTGCCCAATTTGTTCAGCTGTCCAACTATGATTAGTAATGCTTCTTTGTGAGGGAATAAAtaatgttctttctttcttttttttcttcttcctttttttttttaattttaatttttaaaagggctgattttttttcttttctttttttaattttataatttagctgttacaaacacaagataatagAAAACAGACAATACCATTGAACTATAAAGCGTTTaacaattgttttaatttatgttaCCATTTTGTtatcccctcaaaaaaaaaaaaaaaaaaaaaaatgttgccaTTTGTTTAATGTAATAGTTGGATAATGCTACACGTGCATTGCACATTATAACATCTCAGAAGAAagtatatatttgaattttaaaaaatcattaaatatctctctctctctctcaaccaagAAATTACAGAACAAAGGAGAGGGGTTGGTGAACAAACAATTCGACCGACAATGTCTCCTTAAAGTCTAGGGCAACATGAAAAGAACGAGATCTTACAATACTCGGAGGACCGTGGATATCAATGATTGGTATATAGTGGCAAACGGGACAAAGTGAATGAACCCAAAGACCACGGATTTGGGTCAAAGATTCATAACTCTAACTCATCTTGTCACTTGCGCTGCACCCATCTTGCCAcccatttcaagtttttttttttttttttttttttttttttttttaaacaaaatttcaaatactaattaaattaaaacagtCATGTCCAAATTTGAGTTCAATGAGATACATTTTTTAAGTTAGTGCTTTCTTTAAGAaggtaaaaaatttaagattttattttcaaaatttgttattttatagagtgtcatgttatttaaaattttaaatgacatgacactaaatatacatttagatttataatatttaatttaaaccaTTAAATAAATCCATTTCAACATTGAGAGCATCAGTCGGCAATGCATGAATGTGTGAGCTATACATACTAGCATTAAGTGATAGTATTTAGCTACCAATTTTTTAGATTCAACCATGGAGGAGTGAAGGGAGTCAATCACTTGAGCGTACATTTTTTATGGGGGAAACTTGAAACTAAAtttagtctttttttctttttctttttttttggaaagtcaTAACTAAATTTAGTCTCatggagaaagaaaatgagaatttGAAATTAGTAACTTCCACTTTATGAGGAATTCTTCTCAACTGATTGTACTATCATTTGGAATTGAATGTTCTAAGAGGTGCCCTATTTTGAGCTTGGAGAAGAAGGAATGACTAGAGTAGATGATAAAGGGGGAGCTAGCGCTTGTCCTATCCTAGGATGGGAGATATCTTAATAAAGGTTTGGTATCACACCCATTTTTATGGTATATCATATATGGTACCTTTCGCCGTAGGGGATAGGATTTATATGATTATCTTTAGATTTGAAGGGCATCTATATCTAATTATCTATAGGCTAGgctagattatatatatatataatctacaaggtaaataatattttatttgtgcatctttcgtctctctctctctctctctcggtcaAAGGTCGAAAGGagcaaaaacattataacaGTGGGCCCAATGGTCTATACTCTAAAGAGGCCAGAGAAACCAAGCATGTAGCTTACAGGCTCTAGAGTCAAAGGTTTGAACTAAGCAAAAACATGAATTGAGATACGATGCAGTACTAATAGCGAGCACTGGTATTGGGTGTCAATACTCTCTAGTTACTACTTTACAATTTAAGACGGTAAAAATTCACTTTATTTGGATTTGTATACTTAAACAAATTTGcaacttatgaatagtaagaGCACCAATATTGGGGAGTGTAAATACCTCTAAGTTGCTATTTTACAATCTAAGCCACCCAAAACCCACTCCATTCAGATTTGTAAACtgaaaaa contains the following coding sequences:
- the LOC115961039 gene encoding serine/threonine-protein kinase-like protein At1g28390, with product MGYFSCNAESAIATCDPHNWDLSKNRRKPKTQKYKTNNNNNHNNNRKIREFYYNELVAATNGFSAEFFLGKGSHGSVYKAVLDDGKLIAAVKKTKLHNSSTTTNRRFQNQQSSNCTNCNNCTSPAENEIEILSRVHHPRLVNLLGFSSDSLNDNKLIVVEYMPNGSLYEILHSSSTSRPPGWTRRVRFAVQIAKAVQVLHSANPPVIHRDIKSSNVLIDEKGNARLGDFGLALRGHVEDVRVKCTPPAGTLGYLDPNYLAPSDLSSKSDVFSFGILLLEIISGRHAIDVNYSPPSVVDWAVPLIKRGDFAGICDVRVGSPPNPVVIKNMAVLAARCVRSTAEKRPAMSEVVECLKLVAKKAHAPPIWNNLKRRVGRVEESRPLMKWEAYDRSEEVDNVNVNANTKLGSRRNRKVSSVSSAEYGNEGIYEGILLRRRNVTKSVHMPSLQWTQYAGVLDPIFTTNETIGDRMVRSRSVGHFSEIKVGSDSNVGATRSLLARRKPGVAVKMPTVRLSKSRSMGVLHSPRLVHYNNKGYVVEFEGKSNSTTGFDTSKMVISLDEKSEKEMLERPLVSI